CAAGACGGGCAAATATTCATTTTCAAAATGCTTACAATGGATACACGTGGGGCTGACAAAAACAGCAAAGTCCACCTTTTCAGCCGCGCACAACGGTAAAGCCAAAAAAAGCGCGCAAGCAAACAACCACTTCTTCATGCTTACAGCCCCCCTTTCATAAACTCGGCAATACCGCTCATAATCATATTTACAGACATCAACACCAACATCATACCCATCAACCGCTCAATAGCAATCAAACCGCGCTTACCCAACAGGTTGCTAATCGGGAAAGAAAGCATCAGTACCGCCAAGTTGATAGCAGAGGCAATAACTACCGCCGCCACCGTCAGCCACTTGTTAGGTTGCTGGGCAGACATAATCATCACAATAGACAAAGCCGCAGGACCGGCCACCAACGGAATAGCCAACGGCACGATAAACGGCTCTTCTTCCTTCGGGTCAGACTTGGAGTTGTCATCTCCGCCAAACACCAATTTGATAGAAATGATAAATAAAATAATGCCGCCGGCAATGTTCATGGAAAACTGCTGTATGCCAAAGGCACGCAAGAACCATTTACCCAAAAACAAAAAGCCAATCATCAAGGCCAACGCTATCACCATTTCACGCACTAATACAATGGTGCGGCGCTCCGGAGCCACTTTTCTAAGGGCAGAACTAAACAAAGGAATGTTCCCAAACGGGTCCATGATTAAACACAAAGTGATGACGGAAGAAATCAGAAAGTCCATAAAAACTCCTTTTTAAACAATGGCAGTTTACAAAACAGACCGCCTTGTATATAGTATAGCATTTATAAAAAAGGGCGGCAAAAACACCGCTTTGTAATACAAAAAAACAAGTGCAAAGCAAAGGCTATTTAGTAAAATATTTATATGTTTAAAAGTAATGAAAACAGTTTTTTAAATATTGTGAAATGGTTTTTTCTGGCCACGTTTATCGGTGCGGCAGTGGGCGTGGTGGATGCGGCCTTTTTAAAAGCCTTAGACAAAGCCATCGCTTGGAGAAACCAATATTTCTTTTTTTACTTCAGCTTGCCCTTTTCTTTATATATCGTGTGGTTGCTGGCGCACAAAGCAGCCCCCAAATCTCAAGACCATTCCACTGATGCGGTGATTGAAAAAATCAATTCTTACCGTCCGGTGGATATTATTTCTGCCGTTAAATCTTTGGTACTTTCCATTTTTACCATGACAATCGGCGGTTCCGCCGGTAAAGAAGCCCCTTGCGCCGATGCCGGAGCAGGGGTGGCCTCTTTGTTTGCGCGGTTCTTCCGCATGAATTTGGCAGACCAACGCAAAATGATGATTTGCGGTGTCAGTGCCGGTTTTGCCGGTGTGTTTGGAGTGCCGATATCAGGTGCTTTATTCGGGTTGGAAGTTTTGTGGGTGGGGCATATTTTTTATGAAGTGATGTTCCCTGCATTTATTGCCGGAATTACCGCGTTCCAAGTGACAACCTACTTAGGAGTAGATTACCTTTATCACCCCATGAATTTTGCCCCCGTCTTTGCCGAAAAATTCTTTTTAAAAGTAGTCGTGGCCGGATTGTTTTTTGGGTTTATCTCTATCTTATTTACCGAAATTCAAAAGTTTGTCAAAATTATCTTCCGCTTCATCGCCTTGCGCACCTCCCCTTTTTG
The DNA window shown above is from Elusimicrobiaceae bacterium and carries:
- a CDS encoding chloride channel protein; this translates as MFKSNENSFLNIVKWFFLATFIGAAVGVVDAAFLKALDKAIAWRNQYFFFYFSLPFSLYIVWLLAHKAAPKSQDHSTDAVIEKINSYRPVDIISAVKSLVLSIFTMTIGGSAGKEAPCADAGAGVASLFARFFRMNLADQRKMMICGVSAGFAGVFGVPISGALFGLEVLWVGHIFYEVMFPAFIAGITAFQVTTYLGVDYLYHPMNFAPVFAEKFFLKVVVAGLFFGFISILFTEIQKFVKIIFRFIALRTSPFWRSFIGGVILVIIGLWISPLYLGLGLDGFEKVLAGAALENPFGFLIKSFTTAVTFAAGGVGGIVTPIFFVGAQAGATIAGFLGIDTATMAALGLVAVLAGTANTPLSASIMAIELFGAEIAPYAAVTCVISFLLSGRQSVYGSQRVSLDKKRETAISKLDYSNPQKAKRAARKGMVLKTLKQMSKHLIPDPKGFDDEK
- a CDS encoding NAAT family transporter, which produces MDFLISSVITLCLIMDPFGNIPLFSSALRKVAPERRTIVLVREMVIALALMIGFLFLGKWFLRAFGIQQFSMNIAGGIILFIISIKLVFGGDDNSKSDPKEEEPFIVPLAIPLVAGPAALSIVMIMSAQQPNKWLTVAAVVIASAINLAVLMLSFPISNLLGKRGLIAIERLMGMMLVLMSVNMIMSGIAEFMKGGL